From Sinorhizobium sp. B11:
AAATGGAAGGGCAAACTTGCCGAAGCAGCCGCGAAGAAGCGCGAGGAAGGCATCGGCCAGGCGCTGAAGGAATATGAGGCGCTCGACGATATCATGGGCCGCCTCGGCTCCTTCGCCGGCCTTACCTATTTCTCCGATACGTCCAACCCGGCAAACGGCAAGCTTTACGGCGACGTCCAGACCAAGCTTACCGACTATTCCGGCCGCTTGCTGTTCTTCGCTCTCGAACTCAACCGCATCGACGATGCGGCGATCGATGCCTGCATGGCGAACGATCCGCTTGCCGGCCATTACCGCCCCTGGCTGGTCGACCTGCGCAAGGACAAGCCCTACCAGCTCGAAGACCAGCTTGAGCAGCTCTTCCTCGAAAAGTCGATGACATCAGCTGCCGCCTTCAACCGTCTTTTCGATGAGACGATGGCGGAACTGCGCTTCGAGATCGACGGCGAGAAGCTGCCGCTGGAAGTGGCGCTGAACATGCTGCAGGAAAAGGATCCGGAAGTGCGCCGCAAGGCGGCAATGGCGCTCGCCGAAACCTTCAAGACCAACATCCGCATCTTTACGCTCATCACCAATACGCTCGCCAAGGACAAGGATATCGCCGATCGCTGGCGCGGCTTCGAAGACATTGCCGACAGCCGCCACCTGGCGAACCGCGTCGAGCGCGAAGTAGTCGACGCGCTTGCAGCCGCCGTCAAGGAAGCCTATCCGCGCCTCTCGCATCGCTACTACAAGATGAAGGCGAAATGGCTCGGCATGGAGCAGATGAATTTCTGGGATCGCAATGCGCCGCTTCCCGAAACCTCTGGTGCTGTCATTTCCTGGTCCGAGGCCAGGGACACGGTGCTGTCCGCCTATGGCAATTTCGCGCCGGAAATGGCTGAAATCGCCAAGCGCTTCTTTGACGAACAATGGATCGACGCCCCCGTTCGCCCCGGCAAGGCGCCCGGTGCCTTTGCTCATCCGACCGTTCCGTCGGCCCATCCCTATGTACTCGTCAACTACATGGGCAAGCCGCGCGATGTGATGACGCTCGCCCACGAACTCGGCCACGGCGTTCATCAGGTTCTTGCCGGCGCGCAAGGCGCCC
This genomic window contains:
- a CDS encoding M3 family oligoendopeptidase, translating into MRHMLAHADLHLSATAPAAASDPALGELPSWRLQDLYPSATSTAFVADMEKAGKAASAFEDKWKGKLAEAAAKKREEGIGQALKEYEALDDIMGRLGSFAGLTYFSDTSNPANGKLYGDVQTKLTDYSGRLLFFALELNRIDDAAIDACMANDPLAGHYRPWLVDLRKDKPYQLEDQLEQLFLEKSMTSAAAFNRLFDETMAELRFEIDGEKLPLEVALNMLQEKDPEVRRKAAMALAETFKTNIRIFTLITNTLAKDKDIADRWRGFEDIADSRHLANRVEREVVDALAAAVKEAYPRLSHRYYKMKAKWLGMEQMNFWDRNAPLPETSGAVISWSEARDTVLSAYGNFAPEMAEIAKRFFDEQWIDAPVRPGKAPGAFAHPTVPSAHPYVLVNYMGKPRDVMTLAHELGHGVHQVLAGAQGALMCQTPLTLAETASVFGEMLTFRALLERTSDKRERKAMLAQKVEDMINTVVRQIAFYEFERKVHTARKAGELTADDIGELWLSVQSESLGPAIKISEGYETYWAYIPHFIHSPFYVYAYAFGDCLVNSLYAVYQKAEKGFQDKYFDMLKAGGTKHHSELLKPFGLDATDPSFWTKGLSMIEGLIDELEALDKA